TCCGCCTCCGCTCGGCCGCGCGCCCTCCCGCTGCCgacccgcgccgccgccgccgctctcGCAGCACCGACCGCCGCCGCCGGAGCCGGACAATACCCCGTGCTCGCCTCGCGTTGCTGTGGCCAATGCCCGCTTGTCTTGCTGGTTCGAACCCCAGCGGCTGTTCAATCGCTCGCCTCCTTCTAGCCAGACCCCGCCCCCCCGGCACCGCCTTCCTAACGACTGTTTGTTTTTGCACACGGCACGCGGAGGCGGGGCCTCCAGCCCCAATAGTGACGCGCTCTCCGCCTTTCACCAGGCGCCCAAGCCTGACGAACAGAAAGGCAAACCAATGAG
This genomic interval from Gorilla gorilla gorilla isolate KB3781 chromosome 6, NHGRI_mGorGor1-v2.1_pri, whole genome shotgun sequence contains the following:
- the LOC134758919 gene encoding actin-binding protein WASF2-like, translating into MFSAPTPPPLGRAPSRCRPAPPPPLSQHRPPPPEPDNTPCSPRVAVANARLSCWFEPQRLFNRSPPSSQTPPPRHRLPNDCLFLHTARGGGASSPNSDALSAFHQAPKPDEQKGKPMRLDASQTKANKNIAREQGRRATGKDSKIS